DNA sequence from the Gammaproteobacteria bacterium genome:
TGCGTAATGGCGCGGTTTATATGCCAAAAATGGCTGATTATTTGAGCCAAGAAGCACTATGGTCAATTAGAACATGGCTTGAATCTGTTAGTGTCGAACAATAATGTTGCGATTAAAAAAACACCCCTTAGTTGCCCTAACACTGCTCTGTTGGCTCTTGCTGAGCCATCAGGCTACGGCGAGATCTTTTGACGACATCATCGAAAGCCAAGAGATTGTGGTGGCCGTTTATCGTGATTTTTTACCCTTTTCGACCAATGAAAATGGCATCGCAAGCGGTATCGATATTGATGTCGCAACCACAATTGCCAATAAACTTGGGGTTAAATTACGACTGCACTGGGTCAGCGCCGATGAAAATGTCGAAGGTGATTTAAGAAACAACCTATGGAAAGGTCACTTCTTAAATAGAACGGTGGCAGATCTGATGTTAAGAGTGCCATACGATCGAAAATATTCGCAACTGCGCGATGATATTGGCGAACTAGTACATGATCGCGTGCATATGTTCGGCCCTTACCATACTGAGTCATGGCAAATAATCTTTAATAGCAAAAAAATCGATGATGTCACGACAATGGCAATGTTCCAATATCATGATATTGGCGTTGAAATAGACAGCGTGCCCGATTTTTATCTTAGCACTGCTTTTGCTGGCCGGTTGCGCGAACGAGCTAAGCATTTTGCGAGCACTAAAGCGGCGGTTGATGCCATGGTCACCAGCAAGGTTGATGCGGCAATGGGCTTGCGCAGTCAAATAACACATTTTCAACAGCCATTAGGCGATCAATTTAAATTGGCGAGCAATGCCTTTCCAATGCTCGGACGTCAGCAATGGGACATTGGCATGGCGGTTCGAGATGAATATCGACAATTAGGCTATGCCGTTGGTGATGTCGTTACTGAAATGGTAAGTAACGGTGAAATGGCGGCTATTTTTAAGCGCCATCATACTTACTATCAAAAATCACAATATTACGATCCACAATAAGCTTGGTAATTTTCATGCCTTGCTGGACGTTTTTCATACTAATTGATGATGATATTCCATCCCGTGGTTGAATATTAATCATCCTAAATTGTGCACTAAACTAGTGAACCAAGAGAAAGTTGGCCTCGCTTGGTGATCATTAACCCAAATTTAGGTGAATGAAATGATCAACGTATTTTTAATTGAAGGCCCTAATGAGCAAAGTTTAATCCAAGGTAACGGGCGCACAGACGTCAATACCATTATTTTACAATGTAAGCCGGCGAGGAAAAACAAATGAAAAGAGCAGGTAAAAATAAATTAATTACGGTATCAGCCGCTGTGGCATTAGCATTCTCAGCAACAGCGAGTGCGAGTGTCACCAACGAAGATATCTTAAATGATCAGGCAACGACCCAAGACGTTGTGTCTTACGGTATGGGTTTAAAAGCTCAGCGATATAGTCCGCTTACGTTAATTAATACCGAGACGATTGAAGGGTTGCGACCAGTTTGGGGATTCTCTTTAGGTGGTGAAAAACAACGAGGCCAAGAGTCTCAGCCATTAATTAAAGATGGCGTGATGTTTATTACGGGTTCTTATTCGCGAGTCTATGCAATTGACGCCCTAACCGGTGACGAACTGTGGCAATACGACGCTCGCCTGCCAGATGGCATCATGCCATGTTGTGACGTGATAAACCGTGGCGTTGCCTTATATGATAATTTGGTTATTTTCGGTACGCTCGATGCCAAGCTTATTGCGTTGAATAAAGACACCGGCAAAGTGGTGTGGAAAAAGAAAGTAGAAGACTACAAAGCGGGTTACTCAATTACTGCCGCGCCAATTGTAGTTAAAGGCAAGGTTATTACGGGCATCTCTGGTGGCGAATTCGGGATTGTCGGTAAAGTAAGAGCTTATGATGCTAAAACCGGCAAGATCGCGTGGGAACGTCCAACCGTTGAAGGCCACATGGGTTACGTTTGGGAAAATGGCAAGAAAATTGAAGCCGGAATTTCAGGCGGCGCGCCGGGTAAAACTTGGCCCGGTGATTTATGGAAATCAGGCGGAGCAGCGCCTTGGTTAGGCGGTACTTATGATAGCGATGTTGACCTGTTGTTTTTTGGTACGGGTAACCCTGCACCCTGGAACTCACATCTACGCCCAGGTGATAACTATTTCTCATCATCTCGCTTAGCAATCAATCCAGACAACGGTAAAATAGTGTGGCACTTCCAGACTACACCACACGATGGTTGGGATTATGATGGCGTTAATGAACTCATACCATTTGACTACAAAGTTGATGGCAAAACAGTTAAAGCGGCAGCAACGGCCGATCGTAATGGTTTCTTCTATGTCTTAAATCGTGAAGATGGTGCCTTTATTCGTGGCTTCCCGTTTGTCGATAAGATCACTTGGGCTAAAGGGTTAGACAGCAAAGGCCGTCCTATTTATGATGACGCTGTTCGTCCTGGCAACCCTGCTGAAACTGCCGATGGTAAACAAGGCAACACCGTAGTTGCAATACCATCATTCTTAGGTGGTAAAAACTGGATGCCAATGGCGTACAGTAAAGATACCGAGCTCTTTTACGTGCCGTCAAATGAATGGCAAATGTCAATCTGGAACGAGCCAACGGCGTATAAGAAAGGGGCTGCCTATTTAGGAGCTGGTTTCACTATTAAGGCTAA
Encoded proteins:
- a CDS encoding transporter substrate-binding domain-containing protein; translation: MLRLKKHPLVALTLLCWLLLSHQATARSFDDIIESQEIVVAVYRDFLPFSTNENGIASGIDIDVATTIANKLGVKLRLHWVSADENVEGDLRNNLWKGHFLNRTVADLMLRVPYDRKYSQLRDDIGELVHDRVHMFGPYHTESWQIIFNSKKIDDVTTMAMFQYHDIGVEIDSVPDFYLSTAFAGRLRERAKHFASTKAAVDAMVTSKVDAAMGLRSQITHFQQPLGDQFKLASNAFPMLGRQQWDIGMAVRDEYRQLGYAVGDVVTEMVSNGEMAAIFKRHHTYYQKSQYYDPQ
- a CDS encoding PQQ-dependent methanol/ethanol family dehydrogenase; translated protein: MKRAGKNKLITVSAAVALAFSATASASVTNEDILNDQATTQDVVSYGMGLKAQRYSPLTLINTETIEGLRPVWGFSLGGEKQRGQESQPLIKDGVMFITGSYSRVYAIDALTGDELWQYDARLPDGIMPCCDVINRGVALYDNLVIFGTLDAKLIALNKDTGKVVWKKKVEDYKAGYSITAAPIVVKGKVITGISGGEFGIVGKVRAYDAKTGKIAWERPTVEGHMGYVWENGKKIEAGISGGAPGKTWPGDLWKSGGAAPWLGGTYDSDVDLLFFGTGNPAPWNSHLRPGDNYFSSSRLAINPDNGKIVWHFQTTPHDGWDYDGVNELIPFDYKVDGKTVKAAATADRNGFFYVLNREDGAFIRGFPFVDKITWAKGLDSKGRPIYDDAVRPGNPAETADGKQGNTVVAIPSFLGGKNWMPMAYSKDTELFYVPSNEWQMSIWNEPTAYKKGAAYLGAGFTIKANHDDYIGVLRAIDPKTGDEVWRYKNYAPLWGGVLTTAGNLVFMGNPEGYLMAFDAKTGDIKYKFNTGSGIVGTPITWEMGGEQYVSVLSGWGGAVPLWGGEVAKRIKNFNQGGMVWTFKLPM